Proteins from one Leptospira fletcheri genomic window:
- the mraY gene encoding phospho-N-acetylmuramoyl-pentapeptide-transferase, translating into MFYYVYEYFFREWDSLRIFSYVTFRALMAGLTSMFLTFWFGGKVIDFLYGLKFRESVRDDGPKSHSAKSGTPTMGGLMIIGALLFSVLLWGNLKNPNILLLLSGAILFSALGFCDDYMKSVKKIKGGMRARTKFVLSVLLSAGFCIAYFYYTGEAPGGTSGRIPFHLTDLFLPFVKGPVLALGIFAIPFSILVILGASHGVNLTDGLDGLAGGTACISVTTLAIISYVSGTPVAANYLNIPYLPGAHEYSVFLSALAGALIGFLWFNTHPAQVFMGDTGSLFLGATIGMTCVMLKKEILLVILGGIFVAESLSVILQVGSFKLTQKRIFKMAPLHHHFELGGISETKVVIRFWIVAVILAIISLSSLKIQ; encoded by the coding sequence ATGTTCTATTACGTATACGAATACTTTTTTAGGGAATGGGATTCCCTCCGTATCTTCAGCTATGTAACCTTCAGAGCTTTGATGGCCGGGCTGACCTCTATGTTTTTAACGTTTTGGTTCGGTGGAAAAGTGATCGATTTTCTATACGGATTGAAGTTCAGAGAAAGCGTGAGGGATGACGGTCCCAAATCTCACAGCGCCAAGTCCGGAACTCCCACGATGGGAGGATTGATGATCATCGGAGCTCTTCTCTTTTCCGTTCTTCTTTGGGGGAATCTTAAGAACCCGAACATCTTGCTGCTTCTGAGCGGTGCGATTTTATTTTCCGCTTTGGGATTCTGCGACGATTATATGAAGTCGGTGAAAAAGATCAAAGGTGGAATGAGGGCGAGAACCAAGTTCGTTCTTTCCGTTCTGTTGTCCGCCGGTTTTTGTATAGCGTACTTTTATTATACAGGCGAAGCTCCCGGCGGGACATCGGGAAGAATTCCGTTCCATCTGACCGATTTATTTTTGCCCTTCGTAAAAGGACCGGTTTTGGCCTTGGGAATTTTTGCGATTCCGTTTTCCATCCTAGTGATTTTAGGCGCTAGTCACGGAGTCAATCTCACCGACGGACTGGACGGTCTTGCCGGCGGAACGGCATGTATTTCCGTGACTACTCTCGCGATCATCTCTTACGTGTCGGGAACTCCGGTCGCGGCGAACTATTTAAATATTCCTTATTTACCCGGAGCCCACGAATATAGCGTGTTTCTTTCCGCTCTGGCAGGAGCGCTGATCGGTTTCCTTTGGTTCAATACGCATCCGGCCCAGGTATTCATGGGAGATACCGGTTCCCTCTTTCTCGGAGCTACCATCGGAATGACCTGCGTTATGTTGAAAAAGGAGATCCTGCTCGTTATTTTAGGAGGAATCTTCGTGGCGGAATCCCTTTCCGTTATCCTCCAAGTAGGTTCCTTTAAGCTGACTCAGAAAAGGATATTCAAGATGGCGCCCTTACA
- a CDS encoding UDP-N-acetylmuramoyl-L-alanyl-D-glutamate--2,6-diaminopimelate ligase: MKLSVLLKAFPEIRTSSPFSSEEEVGYVRTDSRRLSERDLFCVPDSLGPKGREYAALSTCRFVLFSDRENASRELPGKIVLYSRIDPDRLAGRIASFLLDYPSEKLKVVGVTGTNGKTSLTHILASLGEAAGKRTAVIGTVGVKFQGKKLDTGYTTPDACSLQEILNEMQIAGVEYVFMEASSHGLKLGRTLGTVFRAGIFTNLTQDHLDFHPDMEDYLKSKSILFRSLGKDPSVFGVLDLSVSGGKEMQELLSADCPNLKLYALGEKGKEFGISNEEFSLTETTYDLNLPIAWGGPVKVRTNLLGGFNVRNTALALTAGFAFGWEKSLLLEALGRIPQIPGRFQIYYSPDRSRMAVVDYAHTPDALKNILTSVRESNPKELILLFGCGGDRDRTKRPQMAGIAESLADRVILTSDNPRTEDPESILDEIQAGFSPGYLPVFRTADRAAAIRKGVLLLKEGGCLLVAGKGHEDYQIIGKEKRHFDDGEEIQKAWLFAESGR; the protein is encoded by the coding sequence TTGAAACTTTCCGTTCTCCTTAAAGCATTTCCCGAAATCAGAACATCTTCCCCGTTTTCTTCGGAAGAGGAAGTAGGTTATGTCCGTACGGACTCGCGTAGACTTTCCGAAAGGGATCTGTTTTGCGTACCGGATTCTTTAGGACCGAAAGGTCGGGAATATGCGGCTCTTTCTACCTGTAGGTTCGTTCTATTCTCCGATCGGGAAAATGCCTCTCGCGAATTACCGGGAAAGATTGTACTATACAGTCGGATCGACCCCGATCGATTGGCGGGCAGGATCGCATCTTTTCTTTTAGACTATCCTTCGGAAAAATTGAAGGTGGTCGGAGTTACGGGAACGAATGGAAAGACTTCTCTGACTCATATCTTAGCCTCTTTGGGGGAAGCCGCAGGCAAACGCACCGCTGTGATCGGAACCGTCGGAGTCAAGTTCCAAGGTAAAAAATTGGATACTGGATACACTACTCCCGATGCGTGCAGCCTCCAGGAAATTCTGAACGAAATGCAAATCGCGGGCGTGGAATACGTGTTTATGGAGGCAAGTTCCCACGGTTTAAAATTAGGGCGGACGTTAGGCACTGTCTTTCGCGCGGGCATCTTCACGAATCTGACCCAGGATCATCTCGACTTCCATCCGGACATGGAAGATTATCTAAAGAGCAAGAGCATCCTGTTCCGTTCTTTGGGGAAGGATCCTTCCGTTTTCGGAGTACTCGATCTTTCCGTTTCCGGAGGAAAAGAGATGCAGGAACTCCTTTCCGCAGATTGCCCGAATTTGAAATTGTACGCTTTGGGAGAAAAGGGAAAAGAGTTTGGAATCTCGAACGAGGAATTTTCCTTAACGGAGACGACTTACGACCTGAATTTGCCGATCGCTTGGGGAGGGCCCGTAAAAGTTCGGACCAATCTTCTCGGAGGTTTCAACGTCCGGAATACCGCCTTGGCCCTAACGGCGGGATTCGCATTCGGATGGGAGAAATCCCTCTTACTGGAAGCGCTGGGTCGTATTCCTCAAATTCCGGGGCGTTTTCAGATCTATTATAGTCCGGATCGATCTAGAATGGCAGTTGTGGATTATGCCCATACTCCGGATGCTTTGAAAAATATTTTGACCAGCGTCCGGGAATCCAATCCGAAGGAACTCATTTTATTATTCGGATGCGGCGGGGACAGGGATAGAACCAAACGTCCGCAAATGGCAGGCATCGCGGAATCCCTCGCGGATCGGGTCATCCTAACTTCCGACAATCCTAGGACGGAAGATCCTGAATCCATTTTGGACGAGATCCAGGCGGGATTTTCCCCGGGTTATCTCCCGGTCTTCCGAACTGCGGACCGGGCAGCAGCGATCCGAAAAGGGGTTTTACTATTGAAGGAAGGAGGATGCCTTTTGGTCGCGGGAAAAGGGCACGAGGATTATCAGATTATCGGAAAGGAAAAACGTCATTTCGACGACGGGGAAGAAATACAAAAAGCTTGGCTCTTTGCCGAATCCGGACGATAG
- the rsmH gene encoding 16S rRNA (cytosine(1402)-N(4))-methyltransferase RsmH, which produces MESVHYSVLYREILFYFQEAFSPESEFLFLDGTAGEGGHSLLLLRNFPNSKLILLDRDATMLKRAESRLAEFSDRILSVEANFSEVDSDFLRKIGADRNPDGILLDLGISTFHLLHAGRGFSFREDEPLDMRLSSGGGISAEDVINTYPEKILSKIFYEYGEERWTKKIVEAILERRRHGRIAYTGELAQLVSRVIPRKFWPPGRHPATRVFQALRIEVNQELMHIEFGIGKLLEVLAEGGRFQVISFHSLEDRIVKNQFRDYARSHSAKLVTKKPILPTEEEVRENAASRSAKLRVIDKLSASDIRKEENGDEEE; this is translated from the coding sequence TTGGAATCCGTCCATTATTCTGTCCTATACAGGGAAATCCTTTTCTATTTTCAGGAGGCCTTTTCTCCCGAATCGGAGTTTCTTTTTTTGGACGGCACCGCCGGAGAAGGAGGACATAGCCTTCTCCTGTTACGCAACTTTCCGAATTCTAAACTTATTCTACTAGATCGCGACGCGACAATGCTGAAACGAGCCGAGTCTCGGTTGGCGGAATTCTCGGATAGAATCCTGTCCGTTGAGGCCAATTTTTCGGAAGTAGATTCGGATTTTTTAAGAAAAATAGGCGCAGATCGGAATCCGGACGGAATTTTACTCGATCTGGGTATTTCCACTTTCCACTTACTGCACGCGGGGAGGGGCTTCAGTTTTCGCGAAGACGAACCCTTGGATATGCGCCTTTCCTCGGGTGGAGGGATTTCCGCGGAAGACGTGATCAATACCTATCCTGAAAAGATTTTGAGTAAGATCTTTTACGAATACGGAGAGGAAAGGTGGACCAAGAAAATCGTGGAAGCGATCCTGGAGAGGAGAAGGCACGGCCGTATCGCATACACAGGAGAGCTCGCCCAGCTTGTTTCCAGAGTGATTCCGCGAAAATTCTGGCCCCCCGGCAGACATCCTGCTACGCGCGTATTTCAGGCATTGCGTATCGAGGTGAACCAGGAACTTATGCATATCGAGTTCGGGATCGGAAAACTTCTCGAGGTATTGGCGGAAGGGGGAAGGTTCCAAGTGATTTCCTTCCACTCCCTGGAAGATCGAATCGTAAAGAACCAATTCAGGGATTATGCCCGTTCTCATTCCGCCAAGTTGGTGACTAAAAAACCGATCCTTCCTACGGAAGAGGAAGTCCGGGAAAACGCGGCGTCCAGATCCGCAAAATTACGGGTAATCGATAAACTCTCCGCGTCCGATATTAGAAAAGAAGAGAACGGGGACGAAGAAGAATGA